From Cryobacterium sp. GrIS_2_6:
TCTTCGCGTACGTCGCGCTCGCCGCGCCGCGGACCGCACTGCCTGCTTCGCTGCGGTTCCCCGGGCTCGACCCGGACGCGCGGTACACGGTGCGGCCGCTGACGATCCGCGGGGCAGCCGACCCGGGCGCTGAGCGTTCCGGTGCGGGGGAGTCCGGCGTTCCGTCGGTTGAGCCGCGAGTGATCCAGGATGCCGCGCCGGCCTGGCTGCAGCACGGCTCGGTGACCCTGAGCGGCACCGTGCTCGCCGAGGTCGGCCTGCCCGCTCCGCTCCTCGCCCCCGAGCAGGCGGCCCTCTTCGAGCTCACCCGCCTCTGAGCCGCCCACCTGAGACGTTCAGGTCAGGTCAGGTCCTGGTCACGGCGCCTGGGGAGGCATAAGTCCTGCAAATTCCGGGTGGGGTGAAGAAGTAGCCCGGAATTCCGGGAGCTTCCGCCGGTGGGCCCGGAATTTGCAGGAGCTATGCCGAGTGGACACGGGAGAAGCCGGCGGGGCTACTCGCAGCCGACCCCGTCTTTGTCGCGGTCGAACTTGGACTGCCAGCCCGGGTCGCCCGCGCGGATCGGCGCGGCACCGGCGGCCTTGACGGCCGTGCAGTTCTCGTAGTAGACGTCGGACGGCGCGACCGGGGCTGGGGCAGGGGCGGCGGGGGCCGGGGCGGGAGCGGGCGCCGCGGGCACCGGGGCGACAACGACGGGTGCTGGCGCGGGTGCCGGTGCCGGCGTGAATCCGGACGTGAGGGCGGGCTCGCTGGGGCAGGTGTCGAGGACGCGCGTCATCGCATCCCGTTCGGCCTGCGTCACCCAGAGGCCGTAGGTCGCCTTGACCGAGATCTGCCTGGCGACGTAGTGGCACCGGTATGCCTTGTTCGCGGGGAGCCAGGTTGCGGTGTCGCCGTCGCTCTTCTGCTCGTTGGAGCGTCCGTCGACCGCGAGCAGGTTGAGCGGATCGTTGGCGAGCGAAACGCGCTGCGCCTGGCTGAGCTGCTGCGCGCCGGTCTGCCAGGCGTTCGCGAGCGGCACGACGTGGTCGATCTGCACGAGGGCGGATGTCGCCGCTCCCCGCACGAAGGCGATCGTCGCGTTCGTGTAGGGGGAGACGATGGTGCCGGTCATGACCGTGCACGTTCCCGATTTGGCGACGCTCGTGAGGTCGCGGCTCAGAACGTCGTTGCGGGTGTCGCAGCCGTTGCGGTCGACGTCGAGCCAGGCGGTGCCGAAATCGCCGACCCGGTCGTACCCGGTCTTGGGCGCCTTGCCCTTGACCGCGAGCGTCGCGAGCAGGGTGACGGCGATGGCGTTGGTCGCCGAGGTGTCGGTGATCGCAACCGTTGCGGCATCGGAGGCCGCGGTGACGCTCGCGGGGTCTGCGGGCGATTCGTCGGTGAACACCGCCGCAGCGGGCGTGGCCGTGGCCGTGGCCTTCACGATCGAACTCGAGCTGGTCAGTGTCGAGCTCGAACTCGTCGCCGACGTGTCTGCGAGCCGGCCGCCGTCCGGGCGCGTGGCGGCCGCGACCCCGCCGGCGACGAGAGTGACCAGCAGCACCCCGGCGACGCCGCCGATCACCCGGGAGCGGATGCTGAGCGAGCCCACGAACCGCCTGATCTTCGCTTCGAGGGTGGCGGGCTTCTGTGGTGCGGGCGTCATGGCGGCCTTCCGGGTCACCTGAGCCTAGGCGTAACCGGAGGCTCGCCCCCACACCCACTCCGGGGCGTTCCGAATTCAGGAGTTGAGACGGAAACGCCGGAGGGAGATGCGCCGGGCGGGCCGGGTCAGTCGGCGAGGCGCAGGATCAGGTCGGCCCGCTCGCGAGTGCGGTCAATGATGTCTGCGTTGGCCTGGTCGCTCCCGCGGGCGAACGCCGCGGCATCCGCTGCGTCGCGCCCGAAACGCACGTGCCGGCCGATCAGCCGCGGCAACCGCACGGCGTCGGGCGTGTCGACGAACCAGACCGCGTCGAGTTCGCCGCGCAGCTCACGCCAGACCGGGGCATCGGCGAGCAGGTAGTTGCCCTCGGTGATGACCACCGGCACACCGCGGGGTACGGCGATGGATGCCGCGATCGGCTCCTCGAGGCCGCGGCGGAACGAGGGGGCGTAGACGACGTCCTCGTCGCGGGCGCGGAGCCGGCGGAGCAGCGCCAGGTACGAGCCGGGATCGAAGGTGTCGATCGCGCCGCGGCGCTCGGCGAGCGGCGTGCCGCGAATCAGTTCGGTCGCGAGGTGGAAGCCGTCCATCGGCACGATCACGGCGGTCCCGGCTCCGAGCCGCTCGACGAGCGCCGCCGCGAGCGTTGACTTGCCCGAGCCCGGCGCGCCGCAGAGCCCCAGCAGGAAGCGCGGCGCAACGTCGGCCGACCCGGCGAGCACCCGGCGCACGCGCGCCGCGAGTTCATCGACCGTGGACTCGATTACCGTCGGCACGCCCGATCCCGGTTCGCTCACCGGGTCACCCGCGCGTCGAACTCGGCCCGCCGGGCGAGGATCTCGGCGGAACTGTCGTGCGCCCACGCCGCGAACGCGATTGCAGGCGGGAGCAGCGTGTGTCCGAGCGGCGTGAGTTCGTATTCGACCCGCGGCGGGATCTCCGGGAAGCTCTCCCGGCTCACGAGTCCGTCGCGCTCGAGCTTTTTGAGGGTGAGCGTCAGCATTCGCTGGGAGATGCCGGGCACCCGGTTCTTGAGCTCGGAGTACCGGATCGGGCCGCTCTCCAGCATCCCCACGACGAGGAGGGTCCACTTGTCGCCGAGGTGCTCGAGCAGGTCGCGCACGACCCGTCCGTCGTCGCCCTCGCCCGAACAGATGTCGTTCATCCGGGCGGCGTGTACGTCCGTTGTCGTCATGCGGAACTCCATTTCTTACCTCCGTGTGCCCAAGGCACAGAGCAGTGCGTGGGGCCCGTGCGGTATAAAAGTAACCACTCGTGATGTTAGGCACCAATCGTAACAATCACGGGCGCGTCACACCTGCCAGACTCCCAGACAAACACCGGAAACTCAACGAAACGGATGCCATGACTCTCGCCCTCTGGATCACAGCGGTCCTCCTCACCGTCGTCTACGTCATGGCCGGGGGTATCAAGGTCGTCCGCAGCAAGGCCCAACTGCAGCCGATGATGCCCTGGGTCGAGGACTTCACCGAGCCCCAGGTCACCGTGATCGGCGCGCTGGGCCTGCTCGGCGCCCTCGGCGTGATCCTGCCGCTCGCCACCGGCATCGTGCCCGTCTTCACTCCGATCGCCGCGATCGGACTCGTGCTGCTGCAGATCGGCGCCATCACTGTGCACGTGCGTCGCGGCGAGCGCTCCTCGCTCGGCGTCAACGTCTTCCTGCTCGTGCTCGCCGCCGCCGTCGCGATCCTGGGTCTCCTCGCCTGAGTCAGGGCACGAGCACGATCTTGCCCACGTGGGCGGATGCCTCCATCCGGCGGTGCGCGGACGCCGCCTCGCTGAACGGGTACCGGCTGTCGATCACGGGACTGAAGGCCCCGGATTCGAGCCAGGGCCAGGCATCCGTGCGGAGGGCCCGGATGATCGCGGCCTTCTCGGCGAACGGACGGGCGCGCAGGGTCGTGCCCCAGTAGCGGCCGCGCTTCTGCATGAGGTACATCGGGTTGAAGACGGCGTCCTGGCCGCTCTGGTTGCCGATCACCATGATGCGCCCGTCGAGCGCCAGCGCCGCGATATTGCGCGCCGCGTACGAGCCGCCCATGATGTCGAGGATCACGTCGGCGCCGTGCCCCTTTGTGGCACGGTCGATCTCGGCCGGGAAGTCCTGGCTGCGGTAGTCGATCAGGATGTCTGCGCCGAGGTCGCGGCACACCGCGAGCTTCTCGCGGGAGCCTGCCGTGACCGCGACGCGCGCGCCGGCCAGCCGGGCCAGCTGGATCGCGGTCGTGCCGATTCCGCTCGCTCCGCCGTGGACGAGCAGGGTCTCGCCGCTCTGCAGCCCGGCCGCGAGGAACACGTTCGACCAGACCGTCGCGAGCGCCTCGGGCAGCGCGGCCGCGTCGACGAGGTCGATCGCTTCTGGCACGGGCAGGGCGAGTTCCTCGTGCACGACGGCATCGGCCGCGTAGCCGCCGCCCGCGAGCAGTGCGCAGACCCGGTCACCGACGGCGAAGAGCGTTGTAGCGATGCCGACCTCCGTCACGATCCCCGATACCTCGAGGCCAGGCCAGGCCGGGGCCCCGGCGGGCGAGGGATAGTAGCCCTGCCGTTGGGAGACATCCGCCCGGTTGACGCCGGCGGCGGCGACCCGAATGCGGATGTCCCTGGGCCCGACCTCCAGGTCGGCCACGGTCGAAAGGGTGAGGGCGTCGGGCCCTCCGGGTACGGGTACCAGAATTGCGCGCATGCCCTCATCCTAGGAGCGGCCGCTGGGACGCCGCCGGGGCGCCGGAGTCCTACTCGGTGTCGGAGGTGCGGGCCTCACCGCGGTTCTCGCCACGACCCTGCAGCATCTCGGGCGTGAGGCCGTGGAACTCGATCATCTTGTCCCGGAACCACACGTCGTGGGGGTCCTGGGAGGTGGCGAAGTCGCGGAACATCCTGGCGAGGTCGTCGGCCTCGTGATAGGGCGCGACGAAATCGCCCCGCAGGGTCGCCATGAGCGAGACGACGTCGCGGTGCAGGCCCAGCCGACGCCGGGACCGCTCGTGCTCCTCGCGGCGCGCGGCGGCCATCTCCGCGGCGAAGGCCTGCCAGGCCTCGGTCTGGTTCTCAGCGGCGATGATCGCGTCGGCGTTGAGGGTCGGGGCGCCGAGGGTGATCTCATACTCCGGCTCGCCGTCCGCGGTCGTTGCGATCGTCGTGCCGATCGGGTCCGGGTTGGTGCCGGCGGGAGGTTGCTTCCGTCGAATTCTGGGGGTTAACTCACTGTTTGCTGATAATCGGACGTACGTCCAGCGTTGCAGCGTCCCGCTAATTTCAACGATTCCTGTCTACCCCATTAAGGAGTGTCCTCAGTACGTGTCGTTGAGCCAGCCGTCGCAGGACCCTTCGCTGCCGCCGTCGTACCCCGCCAGGAAGGCCTCGTTGCGCTGCTCGGGGGTGCCGTGGTGCTGGGGGTTGTCGAAGGCGTAGTCGCCGAGGTCGAGCGTCGTCTGGCCGGCCTCCTTGATGTCGCCCGTGTCGAGGAGCCCCTCGTCCTCCGCCGCCTTCGCCCAGACCCCGGCCCAGCAGTCGGCGTGCAGCTCGATCTTGTAGACGGGGTAGATCGAGCCGGCGGTGCTGAAGATACCGATTTCGTTCTGCAGCTCGTGCGCGTACTCGTGCGCGACCACGTAGGCCACCGAGAAATCGCCGGTGTCATGCGTCCTGGTGCCGTCGGTGTTCGCGTAGAGGGTGCCGTCCCAGATCTTCTGGGCGAGGCTCTGGGACACCGTGATCTTGTCGTCGTACAGGCAGTAGTACGCGCTCATGTCATCGGAGAAGCCTGGTGCGCACATCGACGGCACGACTTCGCCCGCCGCGGGGAAGGCATAGGTCACGAAGGGTGCCGGGCGCCCGTCGTCCTTCCACACGCCGGTCCAGTAGGCATCCACGTCGCCGAGCACCGACACGAGGAAGTCCTTCATCGTTCCGCTCGACCCCACGATATTGACCGTCGGCACGCCCCCGATCCCCGGCGTGCCGGAGGTGCTCGCCGGCGTGATGCCGGAGGGCGACGGGCCGACGGCGACCTGCATGGCCCCGCCCGGTCTCGCGTCGTCTGTGGGGCCCTGGGCAAGGGATGCCGCGGCAGGCCCGCCGCCCGGATCCGCGGCGATTGCGGTCACCGCGCCACCTCCCGCGAAGGCGAGGACCGACATCAGGGCGATGGCACGCAGAGCAGACGTGAGTTTCATGGTGGTGGACTCCCTTGTGGAGTGCGTGTGTGGAGTTGTCAGGAGCGACCGGAGCGACATCATCCGATTCGCGGTGTGGAGCCCGAGTGTCAACTCTCGCGAGTATAGGCAGACTCAAAGCCGCCCGATAGGTCGGCTCGCAGTTCATGACTCACCGGCAGGGGGCGATGTGCGAGCTTCGGCGAACGAAACTACGATGGGGGTCCAAGCGGTCCTCGTTCAAGAGCGAGCGGGATCAGAAGCGAATGGGTGCCTTTTGTCAATGTCGTCAAAATCGTCGTCCGAACTGTCCACTGCGTTGTCGAACACCGAGCCGTCGACGACCGAGGTCTTCGTCGCCGACTACTACGAGCACCTCGGTGACGACGCCAGGGAGTACGACCCGGCTACGCTGCGCGCGCGGGCGGAGAGCCACTGGCAGGTCGCCCTCACCCGGCCGCCGAAGACCGCGAACATCGAGATCCGCACCGAAACCGATCGCAGCATCCTCTACATCGTCACCGACGACATGCCGTTCCTCGTCGACTCGGTCAACGCCGAACTGGTCCGCCAGCACGCGGCCATCCACCTCGTCGTGCACCCCCTGCTCGTCGTCACCCGCAACCGGGAGACCCACGAGCTCGTCAGAGTCACCCGCATGCCCGTCAACGTGGGCGTCTCGAGCGGCGACACCTCCGCGATGCCCGACATCTCCCACCTGCTCGGCAACGAGGAGGACTCGCCGCATCTCGAGTCATGGATCGCGATCGAGATCGACCGCGCGAGCGTCGAAGCCCGCGAGCGCCTGGCCGAGGGGATCGCGCGGGTGCTCCACGACGTGCGGGCCGCCGTGGACGACTGGCCGGCGATGCGCTCGAAGTCCGTGCAGATCGCCGACGCACTCGGGAGGCTGGCGCACGCAGAGGGCATCCCCGACCTGGCGCAGGCCAGGGACTTGCTGCACTGGCTCGACCAGGACAACTTCACCTTCCTCGGCTACCGGGAATACGACCTCGAGACCGTCGACGGCGAGGACGTTCTCTCCATTCGCGACGACAGTGGGCTCGGCCTGTTGCGCGCAGTCAAAGACGGGCACGAGATCCAGCACCTCACGGATGCCGGGCGCACGATGGCCCGCGAACGGCGCGCCCTCGTGATCACCAAGGCCAATTCCCGCTCGAGCGTGCACCGCCCCGCCTACTTCGATTACATCGGCATCAAGAGCTTCGACGCGGACGGCAATGTCAACGGGGAGCAGCGCTTCATCGGCCTCTTCGCCGTGAGCGCGTACACGAGCTCCGTGCGTGACGTACCGATCCTGCGCGAGAAGATCGATGCCGTCATGAACGAGGTCGGTTTCCCTCCGGGCTCGCACAGCGACAAGGACCTGCTCGGCATCCTCGAGACCTACCCGCGCGACGAGCTCTTCCAGATCGACGTGCCCACCCTTGTCGCCACGGCCGTCGCCATCCAGCGACTGCAGGAACGCCGGCGGACCCGGCTTTTCCTGCGCCCGGACCTGTTCGGCCGCTTCATGTCCGCCCTCGTCTACTTCCCCCGCGACCGGTACACGACGGCGGTGCGCCTCCGGATCGAGAAGGAACTGACCGAGACGTTCACCGCGGAATCCCTCGACTTCGAGGCCCGCATGACGGAGTCCACCCTCGCCCGCCTGTTCTACCGGATCCGCCTGCCGAAGACGGCCGCGGTCGGAACGGCCGACGACGTCGCTGCGCTCGCCGCGGCACTCGAACCCCGCCTGGCCATGGCCGTGCGGTCCTGGGCGGAGGGGATCACCGAGCAGCTGCACGACACCAGGCTCGCGCACCTCTGGGCCGAGGCCTTCCCGCCGAGCTACCAGGTCGACTATGAAGTCGAGGACGCCCTCGTCGATATCAGCAGGTTCGAGGAATACGCCGCCGGCCTGAAGAGCGCGGCCGCGCGGGATGCCGCGGCATCCGCGACGGGTTCGCCCCGCCCGGGGGTGCACGTCTACCTCTCCCCGAACGCCGCCGACCGGCCCGCCGAAGACGCCAGGGTGAAGCTCTACATGATGGAGGCGCAGAGCCTCAGCCAGATCCTGCCGTACTTCCAGAACCTCGGCATCGAGGTTCTCGACGAGGTGCCCTTCGAGATCGAGACCTCCGACGGGCGCGAGTTCTTCCTCTACGACCTCGGCCTGCGCTACCCGGCGGGCGTCGACCCGATCGGCACCGGCGACCTGCTCGCCGACTCCTTCGGCGCGGCGGTCAGCGGGGCCATCGAGTCAGACGGACTCGACCGCCTGGTCCTCCGCGAAGGCATGCCCTGGCGCCGCGTGGTCATCCTCCGCAGCTACGCCAAATACCTGCGCCAGATGGGCAACATCAACTCCTACGACTTCGTCGGCGACACCCTGCTCGCCAACCCCGCGGTCTCTGGCGGGCTCGTGGACCTCTTCGAGGCCCGGTTAGACCCCGCGCGGGACGAGGCCGAACGCATCCGTCGCACCGAGGAGGTGCGCGCGCAGCTCGCCGCGGCCATCGAACAGGTCGCCACCCTCGACGCCGACCGGGTTCTGCGTGTGCTGCTGAACCTCATCGAGGCGACGCTGCGCACGAACTACTTCCAGAACAAGCCCTACCTGAGTATCAAGCTCGACCCGAGCCGCATCGAGGCGCTGCCGTTCCCGAAGCCGATGTTCGAGATCTGGGTGTACTCGCCGCGTGTCGAGGGCGTGCACCTGCGCTTCGGCATGGTCGCCCGCGGCGGGCTGCGCTGGTCGGACCGGCGCGAAGACTTCCGCACCGAGGTGCTCGGCCTCGTCAAGGCGCAGACGGTCAAGAACGCCGTGATCGTGCCGACCGGCGCCAAGGGCGGGTTCTTCGCGAAGAAGCTGCCGGATCCCGGTGTCAACCGGGCCGCCTGGCTGGCCGAAGGCATCGACGCCTACAAGACCTTCATCCGGGGCATGCTCGACCTGACCGACAACCTCGTGCTGACGGATGCCGGTGAGCAGGTCGTACCCCCGGCGAACGTCGTGCGCCACGACGACGACGACTCCTACCTCGTGGTCGCCGCAGACAAGGGCACCGCCACATTCTCCGACATCGCCAACGGCCTCTCCGCCGAATACGGCTTCTGGCTCGGCGACGCCTTCGCCTCCGGCGGCTCGATCGGCTACGACCACAAGGCCATGGGCATCACGGCCCGCGGCGCCTGGGAATCGGTCAAGCGCCACTTCGGTGAGCTCGACCTCGACACCCAGACCGAGGAATTCACCGTCGTCGGGATCGGCGACATGTCCGGCGACGTCTTCGGCAACGGGATGCTGCTCTCCGAGCACATCAAGCTCGTCGCGGCCTTCGACCACCGGCACGTGTTCCTCGACCCGAACCCCGACCCGGCCGTGTCCTTCGCCGAGCGGCGCCGGCTCTTCGAACTGCCCCGGTCCTCCTGGGCGGACTACGACACGAGCCTGATCAGCGCAGGAGGCGGGGTGTTCCCGCGGCAGGCCAAGGTGGTCCCGATCTCGGCTGAGGTGCGCGGCGTCCTCGGACTGCCAGAGAACGTCACGCACCTGAGCCCGCCGGAACTGCTCCGCGCCATCCTCACGGCACCCGCCGACCTGCTCTACAACGGCGGCATCGGCACTTACGTCAAGGCGAGCACCGAAACCGCGGCGCAGGTCGGCGACAAGGCGAACGACGCCATCCGTGTCGACGGCCGCGACCTGCGCGTCAAGGTGGTCGGCGAGGGCGGCAACCTCGGCCTCACCCAGCGCGGTCGCATCGAGGCCGCCCTCGCCGGGGTGCTGCTCAACACCGACGCGATCGACAACTCCGCAGGCGTGGACTGCTCCGACCACGAGGTCAACATCAAGATCTTCGTCGACCGGATGCTCGCGGCCGGCCGGCTCAGCGCCCAAGAGCGCCCCGGGTTCCTCGCCGCGATGACGGACGAGGTCGGCCGGCTGGTCCTGGAAGACAACGTCGACCAGAACATCCTGCTGCTGAACGACCGGGTCAAGGTCGCGAGCTGGAGCCCGAGTTACGAACGCCTGATGGACGCGCTCGAGGCGTCCGGTGACCTGAAGCGCGAGCTCGAGGCATTGCCGACCACCACAGAGCTGCACGAACGGATCGACCACGGCCAGGGGCTCACCTCGCCAGAGCTCTCGGTGCTCGCCGCCTACGCCAAGATCGAGCTCGCGACCGCGCTCCGGGACAGCGACCTCGCGGACGACCCCTGGTTCCGCGGCACCCTGCGCCGGTACTTCCCGCGCCAGCTCGCCGAACGCTTCGACGCCGAGCTCGACACGCATCCGCTGCGCCGGGAGATCATCGCGACCGTCGTCGCGAACGACATGATCAACCTCGGGGGAGTGACCTTCGCCTTCCGTGCCATGGAGGAGACCAGCGCGACTCCGGCCGCGATCGCCCGGGCGTTCGTCGCGCTCCGGGAGATCTTCGAGCTCGAGACCATGGTCGCCGAGCTGAGCGCCCTGCCGAAGTCGTTCCCGACGGAGCACTGGACGGCGATCCACCTCGACATCCGCCGGCTGCTCGACCGGGCCGTGCGCTGGCAGGTCAACCACGGCGGGTCGCAACCGGTCGCCGAGGTCGTGGCGCAGCACAAGCCGCAGATCGCGCTCGTCCGCGCGCACCTGGGCGACTACGTGCGCGGCGCCGACCAGGCCCGGCTCGGGTCGCTGCTGGTCAAGGCGGAGGAGTGGGGCCTGCCCTCCGGCCTCGGCCACCGCTGGACCCAACTCTTCGAGGCCTTCGCCCTGCTCGACGTCGTGAAGATCGCGGCGCAGTCCGGGGAACAGCTCGGGGATGTCGCCTCCGTCTATTACACCGTCTACGACCGGTTCGGCGTGGACAACCTGCTCGAGCGCATCACCGCGCTGCCGCGCACGGACCGCTGGCAGGCCCTCGCCCGCGCGGCCCTGCGCGACGACCTGTACTCGACGGTCGCCGACATCACCAGGGCCGTGCTCGAGGCGACGGATGCGGGAAGTGCGGAGCGCCGTCTCCTCGCCTGGGAGGCACTCAACGCCGAAAAGCTCGCCCGCTCACGCAGCGTGTTCGACGAGGTCAACGCCCTCGGCCAGGACGACATGGCCTCGCTCTCGGTGGCGATGCGGCTGCTGCGCTCCATCGTGCGCCGCTAGACTGCCGCGCCCCCCGCAACTGTTGCCGCTGCCGACAACTGAGGCCAGTGCCGAGGCCACAGGTGTCCGAAACGGTAACAGTTGCGCGGGGAACGCTAGACGAGGGACATGATGTCGCGCGCCGCGGTGAGGAGCAGGGGGGCGTATGACTCGAGTTTCTCCTGCGTCACCAAAGGTGCGATTGTGGTGATGCCGATTCCGCCCAGCAGATTGTGCCGGGTGTCGAAAACGGGCGTCGCCATGCAGCGGATGTGCTCCTCGTTCTCCTCGTCGTCGATCGAGTAGCCGCGATTGCGTACAAGCTCACCGTCGGCGAGCAAACGGTTGACGTCCGTGATGGTGTTGTCGGTGCGCCGCGGCAGCCCGGTGTTGGCGGCGTACCGCCGCACCGCGCTCTCGGGCAGGTAGGCCAGAACAGACTTGCCGATCGCGGTCGAGTGCAACGGGATCTGGGCGCCGACGCGGGACGCCATCCGGATCGGCTGCGCGGTGTCCTCGATCTTCTCAACGTAGGTGGCCCAGTCGCCGGTGCGGAGGGCGAAGTGGATGGTGCTGTGCACGTCCTGCTGGAGGCGCTGCAACCGGGTGCGCACTCGGTCCGAATCCTCCGTGCTGGCAGTCAGGCGCAGGCCGAGCAGCCGAAGCGCGCGTCCGGGTGTGTACGCGCCGTCCGCCGTGCGGCTGACGTAGCCGTCGTCGACGAGTTCGGACAGCAGACGGAACACGCTCGTCTTCGACAGGCCGGTCTCCCTAACCAGGTCGCTCAGCCGGTGCGTTTCGCCCGGGTTCGATACGGCTTCGAGCACGCGCAGCAGTTTGCGGGCTGCGCTGTCCTTCGCGGGCTCGTCGGCCTCGCCCGAAGTGTGAGATCCGTCGATCAAAGTCGCTGACATTTTGTCCTCCTGCGGCCAAAGATTGTGCATTGTGCACCATGAAAAGGCGGTTCTGCCCGATGGAACTCAATACGGCAATTCTACCGTGAAAGCAGTTGTGACTAACCCGTTAACCGGTGCTAGTGTTTCATCTGACGGACACGCGTTCTGCTGAGCGGAACGATTATCAGGCTGCGCCACACTTTCGCCTCACGTTTCTCGCCTCAAAGAGGAGTACGCATGACAACCCAGCAGCTCGCACAGGGCATCCGTCTGGTCGACGGCCACGGCGACCTCGCCGCCGTCGAAGTCACCACGCCCTCGGGCAGTGGCGCCTCAACTACTGCTCTCATCTACCTGCACGGCGCGCACGTCGCCGACTGGACTCCCGCAGGCGGCAAGCCGGTCCTCTGGATGAGCAAGTTCGGCGTCTTCTCCGATACCGACCCGCTCCGCGGCGGCGTTCCCCTCTGCTTCCCCTGGTTCGGCCCGAACGGCACGGATGCCTCCGCTCCCAACCACGGCTGGGCTCGCCTCTCCACCTGGTCGCTCGTCGACTCCCGCACCCTGGACACCGCGACCGGCGCCGTTGCCACAGAGCTCGTCTTCGAGCTGACTCAGGACAGCGTCGGCGTTCCCGCCGGATTCCACCCCTTCACCGCGCACTACACGGTGACCGTGGGCGCCGAACTCGGCCTCGAGCTGTCCATCCGCAACGACGGTGCCACCCCGTTCGCGTTCGAGGAAGCCTTCCACACCTACTTCGCCGTCGGCGACGTGACAACGAGCACCCTCACCGGCCTCGAGACGTTCGACTACAC
This genomic window contains:
- a CDS encoding DUF1524 domain-containing protein is translated as MTPAPQKPATLEAKIRRFVGSLSIRSRVIGGVAGVLLVTLVAGGVAAATRPDGGRLADTSATSSSSTLTSSSSIVKATATATPAAAVFTDESPADPASVTAASDAATVAITDTSATNAIAVTLLATLAVKGKAPKTGYDRVGDFGTAWLDVDRNGCDTRNDVLSRDLTSVAKSGTCTVMTGTIVSPYTNATIAFVRGAATSALVQIDHVVPLANAWQTGAQQLSQAQRVSLANDPLNLLAVDGRSNEQKSDGDTATWLPANKAYRCHYVARQISVKATYGLWVTQAERDAMTRVLDTCPSEPALTSGFTPAPAPAPAPVVVAPVPAAPAPAPAPAAPAPAPVAPSDVYYENCTAVKAAGAAPIRAGDPGWQSKFDRDKDGVGCE
- a CDS encoding nucleoside/nucleotide kinase family protein, with translation MPTVIESTVDELAARVRRVLAGSADVAPRFLLGLCGAPGSGKSTLAAALVERLGAGTAVIVPMDGFHLATELIRGTPLAERRGAIDTFDPGSYLALLRRLRARDEDVVYAPSFRRGLEEPIAASIAVPRGVPVVITEGNYLLADAPVWRELRGELDAVWFVDTPDAVRLPRLIGRHVRFGRDAADAAAFARGSDQANADIIDRTRERADLILRLAD
- a CDS encoding helix-turn-helix domain-containing protein, whose amino-acid sequence is MTTTDVHAARMNDICSGEGDDGRVVRDLLEHLGDKWTLLVVGMLESGPIRYSELKNRVPGISQRMLTLTLKKLERDGLVSRESFPEIPPRVEYELTPLGHTLLPPAIAFAAWAHDSSAEILARRAEFDARVTR
- a CDS encoding DoxX family protein; the encoded protein is MTLALWITAVLLTVVYVMAGGIKVVRSKAQLQPMMPWVEDFTEPQVTVIGALGLLGALGVILPLATGIVPVFTPIAAIGLVLLQIGAITVHVRRGERSSLGVNVFLLVLAAAVAILGLLA
- a CDS encoding NAD(P)H-quinone oxidoreductase — its product is MRAILVPVPGGPDALTLSTVADLEVGPRDIRIRVAAAGVNRADVSQRQGYYPSPAGAPAWPGLEVSGIVTEVGIATTLFAVGDRVCALLAGGGYAADAVVHEELALPVPEAIDLVDAAALPEALATVWSNVFLAAGLQSGETLLVHGGASGIGTTAIQLARLAGARVAVTAGSREKLAVCRDLGADILIDYRSQDFPAEIDRATKGHGADVILDIMGGSYAARNIAALALDGRIMVIGNQSGQDAVFNPMYLMQKRGRYWGTTLRARPFAEKAAIIRALRTDAWPWLESGAFSPVIDSRYPFSEAASAHRRMEASAHVGKIVLVP
- a CDS encoding neutral zinc metallopeptidase; translated protein: MKLTSALRAIALMSVLAFAGGGAVTAIAADPGGGPAAASLAQGPTDDARPGGAMQVAVGPSPSGITPASTSGTPGIGGVPTVNIVGSSGTMKDFLVSVLGDVDAYWTGVWKDDGRPAPFVTYAFPAAGEVVPSMCAPGFSDDMSAYYCLYDDKITVSQSLAQKIWDGTLYANTDGTRTHDTGDFSVAYVVAHEYAHELQNEIGIFSTAGSIYPVYKIELHADCWAGVWAKAAEDEGLLDTGDIKEAGQTTLDLGDYAFDNPQHHGTPEQRNEAFLAGYDGGSEGSCDGWLNDTY